The DNA region AACTAATAAATTTGGAAATAACGCAGGTAAAACAACTGGTTCTTGTTCCGAATCATCAAAATTGGGAGCAAAAGCGACTGTTTTTTTATCAAGATCTTGTAATAAAAATGATGAAATTTCACTTAACCGTGTTTCAGTATAACGCATTGCCGCAGCAGGGTCACCATCAATTGAACCATTATTACCATGCATATCAATTAACGGATAACGTACTTTTCAATTTTGTGATAATCGAACCATGGCATCATAAACAGAAGTATCACCATGGGGATGATACTTCCCAATTACTTCTCCAACAATCCGTGCTGATTTTTTATAACTACTATTAAAAGTTAACCGTAATTCATTCATAGCAAATAAAATTCGCCGTTGCACTGGTTTTAAACCATCACGAACATCAGGCAAAGCACGGTCCTGAATAATATATTTTGCATAACGACCAAAACGTTCAGCCATAATATCATTTAAGGTATAAATTAATTCATTTGTCTTTTCACTATTGCTCATGTTTATATTCCTTTCTCTAATTTAAATTTCATCATGTCCTGATTAATGACAAATTTTGAATAATCAATCTGATAAAATAATTTTTGTCCTAGGGTTGTTAAAGCTCAACAATCTGACTGCTTGTGATAAATAAATAGTTGTTGGTTATGTTTTAACAATAATAGAAATGTTCGAAAATATTCTAATGTTTGTTTATTGACCGTATTAATTAACCTAATTAAAGACAGTAATTGTGCTAACATTTTTCTGTTGTTGGTCATTGCAAAATCAGTCTGATAATAAATTGTGGAATTTGTTTTAATTAAATAACTACCCTTCTGTTCTGACCAGTTGACTTCACATTGATAAGCAAGACAACCTTCAATTAACATCAATTTATAAATTGTTGTTTTCATTAATGCTAAATTTTTCTTAATTTCTTCAATAAAGTTGTTTTGACCAGTGTCTTTTTCTGGTTCCAAAATACTAAAATTATTAATTTTTTGCAACGATATTAAAATCGTTAAAATATTATAATTATAATAATTTAATTCTTCTTCAATCGTATTATTTTTAAAAAAATTAATTCCTTTCTTTGTTAATAAATATATGTTACTACTTGGTTCTAAATGATAAAGAGCCCGATCTTGTTTCATAAGCTTAGTTCAAAAAACTTCTTTTGCTATTGTTTGTTGTTTTACTAAACTTAAACTTTCATAACACCAAGTTAAAGTGTCTTGGTCATCTAATATTATGTCAATTGTATTAACAATTTCATAATCACTATCTTCACTATCATTTGATGTTAATAATTCTAATGTGATAGTATTCCCTTTTTCTTTAAGGCTAATAATTCATAACTGAAAATTTTGATATTGACTAAGTTTGACATTAGTTTGATTCAAATCAGTAATTAATGTTTTAATTGCTGGTAGTAACATCATCGTCCTTATCGATTGATAATTGGTTGAAAATCATCTTCTAACGTAAACTTAACATTTTCATCAATTCAATCTTTTCGTTTTCTAGCATCATCACCCATTAAAGTTACAATTCGTTTTTCAGCCATAAGAGCATCATCAATTGTTACTAAAATTAATTGGCGTGTTTCAGGGTCCATTGTTGTTTCTCATAACTGTTCAGCATTCATTTCCCCTAATCCTTTGTAACGTTGTAATTCAAACTTATCTTTTAAAGTACTTAGTTTTGTTTTCAATTCATTTTCATCTCAAGCATAATCAATTTTTTTATTTTTAGTATTCAAAATTTTAAATAATGGTGGTAAGGCAATATAAACACGATGATTTTCAATTAATGGACGCATATAACGATAAAAGAATGTTAATAATAATGTTTGAATATGAGCCCCATCGGTATCAGCATCAGTCATAATAATAACTTTCCCATAATTAGCATCTTCAATATCAAAGGCATTTCCAACGCCAGCGCCAATGGCATTAATCATTACATTAATTTCTTCATTATTCATTAAGTCTTGCATTTTTGCTTTTTCAGCATTAATAACTTTTCCTCGCAACGGTAAAATTGCTTGGAAACGACGATCACGTCCTAATTTTGCACTTCCGCCGGCTGAATCTCCTTCCACTAAAAAGATTTCATTGCTTAATTTATTCCGGTTTTGGGCTGGTGTTAATTTTCCAGTTAATAATCGATCACTATTCCCCCGTTTTTTATTGTTTCGTGCTGCTTCACGAGCTTTTCGCGCTTCTTCACGAACATTTCGTGCTAATAATGCCTTTTCAATAATGGCATAAGCACTTGTTTTATTTTCTGTTAATCAAAAACCAAATTGTTTTGTGACAATTATTTCTACCGCTGTTCGTGCATCATAAGTTCCTAATTTTCCTTTTGTTTGTCCTTCATATTGAATTAAACTTTCTGGTACTTTTACGGAAATAATTGCTGTTAAACCCTCGCGAGTATCGGTTGAATCCAAGTTTTTATCTTTTTCTTTTAATAATCCTTCTTTTCGCGCATAATCATTAATAACTTTTGTTAGTCCGCTACGAAATCCAACAACATGACTTCCTCCTTCACTTGTTTTAACATTATTGGCAAAACTAAGTAAATTTTCATTAAATTCAGTTGAATATTGTAAAGCAACTTCAACTTCAATTTCCTTTTCGAGACCTTTCATCATTACAATTGGGGTAATGTTTTTTTTTCCTTCATTCATATAACTGATGAATTCTTCTAAACCATTATTAAATAAATATTCTACTGTTTTGTCAGCGCGATCATCAGTTAACGTAATTTTAACCCCACTATTTAAAAATGCTGATTCACGAATTCGTTCTGAAATTGTTGAAAAAGAAAAATCAATTACTTTAAAAATCTTTGAATCAGGTAAAAAAGTAACCGTTGTTCCTGTTTCATTTGTTGTCCCAATTTGTGTTAATGGTTGTTTTACTTGACCACCATTACCAAATTTAATATGTCAAATTTTTTGATCACGATAAATTTTAACATCAAAAACGGATGATAAGGCATTAACAACCGAAGAACCAACCCCATGTAATCCTCCCGATGTTTTATATCCGTCACCACCAAATTTTCCCCCAGCATGAAGAACTGAAAAAATAATTTCAGGGGTTGATTTTCCCGAAGCATGTTTTCCCGTTGGCACACCACGACCATTGTCTTGAACGGTAATGGCATTGTTTTTATGAATAGTAACATTAATTTCAGTACAATACCCGGCTAATGCTTCATCAATTGAATTATCAACAATTTCTCATACTAAATGATGTAATCCACGTACATCAGTTGACCCAATATACATCCCAGGACGTTTCCGAACAGCATCTAATCCTTCTAGAATTTGAATTGATGATTCATCATATTTTAAAGTGTTATTTTCTGTACTCATATTTTAATCATTCCTTTTAATTCTAATTTTCACTATAACTATCATATATTATAATAGTTTTATTTACAATTATTTACAAAATTATTTCTAATATACTATATAATAGTAAAAGAGAGGTGACAAAATGACATTATATGGATATCTAGGAACAATAATTGCTGCAATTATTGGATACTTAATTGGATCTTTTAGTTGATCAATTTTTATTAGTAAAACCCTTTATAAAATTGATGTTCGAGAATATCATTCAAAAAATGCTGGAGCCACAAATACTAGTCGTGTCCTAGGCAAAAAATGAGGTTTTGGGATTATGTTTTTAGACATGTTGAAAGTGACAATAACAATGTTTATTGCGTTTGGAATTAGTTGTATTAATATTAACGGTGTTAATTTTGGGTCAACTAGTTATTATATTCCAGCTTTTTTTGTTTTAATTGGACATTCATATCCAATTTATTATAAGTTTAAAGGAGGGAAAACAGTTTCTTCTTTTTTGGGGTTATTATGAATGACTAATCCTTACTATTTTTTAATTGCAACTGTCGTATGATGAACTACAATCTTTATTTGAAAACGTGTTTCTGTTTCTTCAATTTTAGCTGCTTTATTTACGGGTGCTTTATGCTGAATTCCTCAATTAAGTGGAATTGATATTATTAATTTTAATGGTGATTTATTACAGAATTCACATGTTGTTTGAATGAATTACTTACATTATGTTAATTATCATAATTATTATGATAGTTTAGCATTAATTAATATTGTTATTACTTTAAGTGCTATTTTCTTAATTTTTAAACATCATCAAAATATTGTTCGTTTATTCAAAGGAACTGAAAAGCCTTATGATTTTAAAGGTAAATCTGATTTAGCAGCAGGAAATATTACAACCAATAATGAAAATAATTCGGTAAAAAAAGCATAATTAATAATTGTAAATTACTTAGTAATTTACAATTATTTTTTTTGGACTGTAGTTTTATCACCATAATGATAAAATGGCGTATAATGAAACACTGCTTTGCCAAAAGTAAAAGTACCATCATAGCCCCCACCATTAGCAAAAATACGATCAATACCATTATAATTTCAATCGGTATTGTATCATCCTGTTACTTGCTGATAATTAAATAAATTAAGATCTAATATTTTTTTATCCTTTTCAGAATTAATAAAAATATTAAATAAGGTTTTTGGTAATTGAAAATTGCTTAAACCATTGGTAAGGATTTGCTTAAATGTAGTTTCATCAACCATAAAATTAAATCATGTTCCATCACTATTTAAATTATAAAATCTTAAAAAAGCAATAATTAAATTAGCAAAATTAGTTAATTTTTGATCTAAAGCTACTTCTGACAAAGTGATTGTTGTTTCAAAAGTCATGTTTTTATTATTTTTAACAATACCTTTTAAAGTCATTCCGTAAACATTAAGATAATCTAAATTTAATGTTGCCTTTGCTAAAGTCAATGTTTGATTTGTAATTTCATTTAATTTTGGTGCAATTCGTTGTTTATATTGTTGCACAAAATTATTGACATTAGCTGTTTCAATATTTTGCCCACCTCAATGATATAATCTACTATTTTCTCAATTTACTCGGTTATTATAGTAATAACCTTTATCGTTTCTATTATTAAATAAGGTATTTATTGTATTTACAAAATTCTTTTCTTCATTATAAGAAATATCAATATGGTTTAAGCGTTGATGACCTTGAATAAAATCTTTTAACATGATTTTATA from Spiroplasma sp. NBRC 100390 includes:
- the parE gene encoding DNA topoisomerase IV subunit B, with product MSTENNTLKYDESSIQILEGLDAVRKRPGMYIGSTDVRGLHHLVWEIVDNSIDEALAGYCTEINVTIHKNNAITVQDNGRGVPTGKHASGKSTPEIIFSVLHAGGKFGGDGYKTSGGLHGVGSSVVNALSSVFDVKIYRDQKIWHIKFGNGGQVKQPLTQIGTTNETGTTVTFLPDSKIFKVIDFSFSTISERIRESAFLNSGVKITLTDDRADKTVEYLFNNGLEEFISYMNEGKKNITPIVMMKGLEKEIEVEVALQYSTEFNENLLSFANNVKTSEGGSHVVGFRSGLTKVINDYARKEGLLKEKDKNLDSTDTREGLTAIISVKVPESLIQYEGQTKGKLGTYDARTAVEIIVTKQFGFWLTENKTSAYAIIEKALLARNVREEARKAREAARNNKKRGNSDRLLTGKLTPAQNRNKLSNEIFLVEGDSAGGSAKLGRDRRFQAILPLRGKVINAEKAKMQDLMNNEEINVMINAIGAGVGNAFDIEDANYGKVIIMTDADTDGAHIQTLLLTFFYRYMRPLIENHRVYIALPPLFKILNTKNKKIDYAWDENELKTKLSTLKDKFELQRYKGLGEMNAEQLWETTMDPETRQLILVTIDDALMAEKRIVTLMGDDARKRKDWIDENVKFTLEDDFQPIINR
- the plsY gene encoding glycerol-3-phosphate 1-O-acyltransferase PlsY produces the protein MTLYGYLGTIIAAIIGYLIGSFSWSIFISKTLYKIDVREYHSKNAGATNTSRVLGKKWGFGIMFLDMLKVTITMFIAFGISCININGVNFGSTSYYIPAFFVLIGHSYPIYYKFKGGKTVSSFLGLLWMTNPYYFLIATVVWWTTIFIWKRVSVSSILAALFTGALCWIPQLSGIDIINFNGDLLQNSHVVWMNYLHYVNYHNYYDSLALINIVITLSAIFLIFKHHQNIVRLFKGTEKPYDFKGKSDLAAGNITTNNENNSVKKA